The region TCCAGGATCGAATTATCCAGCGTGTCATCAAACCGGTAGGGGTTACGCGCAAAGCAACGCTTGATAAAGGCCACGATCAACGTCAGGAAGTCATCCGACAGGCACGGGCTCTTGGCGATCAGCGTTGTCAGCGACAAGTTGGCCGACGCCCCGATCACCAGCGCATAACGCTTGAGCGTGGTGTTGGGAAACAGGCTATTGAGGTGCGTCTTGAGCCGGTTCAAGTCCATGTAGGACAGCTTGTAGTCCTTGGGCAAGGACACAATCGACACCACCGACGAGCAGTTCTTGAAGAAGTGCAGGTCATGCAGGGCGGCTGCGTCGTAGCCGGAATTCTTGTATTGCTCCAGTGACGCCTTGTAGCGCTTTGACTCGATCGGCAACAGGCTGATGCCTTCGATGGCCTGGGTCACTTTGTTGAAGTGCGGCAGGTCGATGGAGCGGAAAAACAAGTCATCGATATTCAGCCGCTGTGGCTCTTTATCGAACACCTTGAACTTGTCATTCGACGGCACCGGGGTTTCCGGCACCACGGACTCGGCATAGGCAATCGCTACCGGTCCTGCCAGGCTCATAAACAGGTCGTTGGCATCCAGGCGGATGGTTTCGCCAATGTCGATACCGGCACGCCGGAAGTAGTTCTGGTCGTAATCGGTCGTCACCGCCTGCGCAGTGAGGATGTTGAAGATCTGCTGGGAGATGTACTGGTTGGCGTGTTTTTCCATGGCATTGACGTCAATGTTCTGGATATTGCCGTCATCGCTCTCTTCGGCGTAACGCATGATGTCGTTGGAGATCAGCATCATTGCGTTCCATGGCCGGATACGCCCCTTCACACTGGCTTCGCTGCTGTCTTCATTGTCGAAGTTGTAAGAGAAGTCCCATTCTTCCGACAGGTATTTGCACAGCAACCGCCCGGCGTTGATGTGCAGGGCCTCGGACATTTCGCTGCGGTGATCGGAGATATTCGGCAGCACACAGATGCCGCTGGTGAAGATCGGCTCGAAGACAAACGCGTGGCCGCTCTTGCTGTCGTGCTCGTCGGCGGGTTTGGTGTCGAATGTCTTGTTCATGTACGAGTGCTGCTGGGCCAGGCCAAACTCCGAGGCCATGCCCGAACCCGTACCGCCGCCGGCGCTGAAGATCGAGAAGTACAGGCGCGACTGGTTGGCCTTGATGCCGCAGGAGTCGATCAGGTACGAGTGAATCATCTTCCAGTCAGGGCTGGAAAAACGCTGGGTGTCTTTATTGAGGATGATCTTGGCCAGGTACTGGCCCAGGATCGGCGCGTTACCGGCGCCACCGGCATGGACTTCCGAGAGGTCCATTATTTTCATTTTGCTGTAGTCGCGCAGGAAACCGCTTTTTTCGCCCTTGCGCGAAAAACGGATGCGCCCGGCGATGTCCTTGTCCAGGTCACCCAGCATCACCAGCGGTTCCACCAGGAACACCGGCTTGGTGGCCTTGCCGCCGCCCAGGCGCAGGTTGTTTCGGATCCATTGGGCCGGGCTATAGCCCTTGTCCGCCGATTTGTCTTCCGTGCTGAATTCGTTCAGGTAGAACTTGCGCGCGTTGTACACCAACTCCGCCACGTCCAGCGCGATGTTCGAACCGCAGCGGCCCAGGCCGATCAGGCACACCGAGGGAAATTCCTGCTCGTCGCGCGGGTCGCCATCACCTTCTTGCTGGGGCGGGCGCGGGAACACCATGTCGCGCAGGCCGTCGAGGTTATCGAGGATGCGGTCGGTATTGGTTTCGGTGAAGTACAAGTACTGCTGGGTGGCCAGCGGGCGGGCGCTGCTCAATGACTTGGAACCTGAGGATTTTTCCGCAGGAGCTGTCGGCAACACGTCGAGGATCTCGGTGGCAGAGTTATTTTTGGAAGTCATTGGGCGCCATGTACCTGGACAGATGGCTTAAAAAATCAAGGAGCCATCATTGAATGAGAGTTCGCGACTTTACAGTGCGTCTGAGTCCGGGACCGTCGGGTTTAACCCTGGTTTTTCAAGGGGAATCGTGGCCGGACTCTGATGAATCGGCCGTTCGTCGGCGTTCTTTAGTCAAATGATGGCGAAATGCCAAAGAATCGGCGTCAGCGAATTGGCCTTACCGTCGACGTGGGGCTGATACGGGTTGGGGCGGGGGCTTTCGGCACAGGGGCCTCTTTGTTGCCTTCCACGCTGAAAGGGTAGAGCGGGTTGTTCATCTGGATGCCCTGGATCACGCCGACGATGTCGCTGAAGGGGACCGCCGGACTCAGCAGGTAGCCCTGAATGAAATCACCGCCATGTTTGAGCAGCAGTTCGAACTGTGCCTGGGTTTCCACGCCTTCGGTGACCACCTGCAGGTGCAGGGTGTGGGCCATGCCGATAATCGCCTGGACGATCTCGATATCGGCGGTGGACTTGGGAATGTCCTGGATAAATGAACGGTCGATCTTCAAGGTATTGATCGGTAGGCGCTTGAGGTAAGCCAGCGATGAGTAGCCGGTGCCAAAATCATCGATGGCGAGCGAAACCCCCAAGGCACGAATTTGCCGCAACAGCGCGAGCGTGCTGCTGATATTGCCCATCAGCGCGTTTTCGGTGACTTCCAGTTCCAGGCGGTTGGCGGCAATTCCGGCGAAGCGCAGGGCTGCTTCGATTTCATCTGCCAACTCGTCACGGGTCAGGTTGAGGGCCGAGCAGTTCACGGCCATGGTCAGTTCGCTGTAGCCCCGGTCGGTCAGCAGGCTTAAATCATGGCAGGCCTGACGCAACACCCAGTGGTCCAGTTCGGCGATCAACCCATTGCTTTCGGCGATGTCGATAAACCGGTCCGGGGCCAGCAACCCGTGTTGCGGATGTTGCCAGCGCACCAGGGCTTCCAGGCGGGTGACCTTGCCGAGTTTCATGTCGAAGATCGGTTGATAAAACAGCACCAACTCGTTGCGGCTACGCAGGGCTGCGCGCAATTCCTCTTCCAGTTGCAGCTCAAGGAAAGCACGGGTCTTAAGGTTGGAGCTGAAGAAGTTGAGGTTGTTGCGCCCGGCGTCCTTGGACTGGTACAGCGCCAGGTCGGCGGTTTTCAGCAGCTCTTCGCAGGTCAGGCCGTCTTCGGGAAACAGGCTGATGCCGATGCTGGTGGTCATTACCATGCGCCGACCGGCGAGTTCGACCGGCTCCTTCATCTTCTGCATGATCCGCTGCGCCATGTGCCGCGCTTCGTCGCGATGATGAATGTTGATCAAAATGCAAAATTCGTCCCCACCAAACCGTGCGACCACGTCTTCGTGGCTGCGTACCGAGCCTTTGATATGCCCGGCCAATACCGTCAACAGCTGATCGCCGGCGTCATGACCCAGGCTGTCATTGATACGCTTGAAGTGGTCAATATCCAGGAATATCACCGCCATCATGCCGTTGTTTGCCGTTTTTTCGGCGACTTTCTCAGCGAAAATCTGGTTGAACCCCCGGCGGTTAAGCAGGCTGGTCAACGCGTCGTAATGGGCAACCTGTTGCAGTGAGGCGCGGGCCTGGTCGAGTTCGCTGAGCAGGGCGTTGACCCGGCGCAGGTCGCGTTCCTTGTGCTGCAGCTTTTTGTCCGCCAGGGCGGCACTGACGCTGCTGCCGATCACCAGCAGGGTGATAACTGCGACTGACAGGCCAAGTTGAATGGGGTTGTTGTCCAGCGGTAAGGCGAGGTCGGCCCCGCTGGGCACCAGCATTTGCATAGCGGCCATGCCGGTGAAGTGCATGCTCAGGATCCCGGCGCCCAGCACCAGACTCGCGGCGTATTTGAGCAATTGGTGGAAAACGCCGGCGCCGTTGCGCAGGTAGCACGACAGCAGCAATGCGGTCAGGCTGGCCCCAATGGCAATGGCGACCGATGCCAAGAACAGCCCCGGCTCGAAATACACTTGGGCCTGAGAGCGCATGGCCGACATGCCCACATAGTGCATCAAGGCGATACCGAGCCCCATCCACACCGACGCCAGTAAATACTGCTGAAACCGCAGGTGGGCATGACTGAGGGTTTGCATGGCAAACAACGAGGCAATCAAGGCGATCACCAGCGAGGCGAACGTCATGATCAATTCGTAATGAATGGCAATAGGTGCCTGGAAAGCCAGCATGCTGATGAAGTGAGTCGACCAGATACCGCCCGCGAGGCACCCTGCACCGAGCCAGCGCCAATGGCGGCGGGCAGTAGGGTCTTCTACATGGCCGACACGTTCGGCCATGTCCAACGTACCGAACCCGGCCGCGCAAGCGACCAGGTAGGCCAGCAACACCAGAAAGGGGTTATGACTGCAATTGAGTAATAAGTGCCCGTTCTCTGGAAGGTCGGTAAAAAAATACATACCTAGCCATTCCATAGCATGTCCCGTCAAAGTCAGTACGTCATTGCCTTGAGCAATGGCCTATGAACTCCAGTATAGAAGCCTCGCGGGAATTGCCAGGGATAATGGCACTTTGACTACAATGATTTTGGCATGCCGGTCATAGCGTTTGCTGCTAAGCGCTGATGGGCAGTTCCAGCTCGAAAGGCGCTTCCAATGGCGGCAAGCCAAAGGCGGCACGTGCTGAATCGCAGTCGACGTTTTGCTCGCCCTGGCTCCACGACGCGTCGAACTCGCGGCAGGGGCTCGACCGTTGCTCATAGATTGTGCAGCGGGTGCCTTTGCCGACTTCCCCTTCAAGGCTGCAGCAACGCGCGGGTTTCTGGTCGGTACCGATCATCGCCACGCGTGTGGGATTGATCTGAACCACCAAATCATCGGGCACCGTGCCCCCCGATGAGGCGCACTCTCCCCAGAAGAAAGACACACGAAAGTATGAACAGCAGGCACCGCAACTCAGACACGGACTGGCTTCGGACATGGGCGTCATCGATAAGAAAAGTAGGATGGGGTGTTACAGGAAGGCTCGCCATTCTAATCTTGCCATGGCGGTTGGGAAGGGGGGTGAGCACTTATATTTTCGTAGGAAAACCCCCGCAGTTCCGGGTGAAGGTCCGAGCGAAATTACGCCCTATCAGCTTTACGAATCATTACAGACAACGGCCGCCTGCCTGACTATGTTGCAGATACCTGAGCAGGATGCATCGGGCATCGCAGCTCTCATAACAATAAAAGAGACGGACCCATGCAGAACTCGACCCAAGCGGCGAATGCCTGGCGCATTCTGTTCCTGCTGTTCCTCGCCAACCTGTTCAATTTCTTCGATCGCACTATTCCCGCCATCATCATCGAGCCGATCCGCATGGAGTGGCACCTGAGCGACTTTCAGCTCGGAATCATCGGCACTGCCTTCACCATTGTCTACGCCATCGCCGGCCTGCCGCTGGGACGCATGGCCGATACGGGCTCACGCAGCAAACTGATGGGCTGGGGCCTGTTCGCCTGGAGCGGGTTGACGGCGATCAACGGCATGGTCGGCAGTTTCTGGACCTTCCTGCTGGTGCGCATGGGCATCGGCATTGGCGAAGCCAGCTATGCACCGGCGGCCAACTCGCTGATTGGCGACCTGTTTCCCGCCCACCGGCGCGCCCGGGCCATGGGCATTTTCATGCTGGGCCTGCCTTTAGGGCTGCTGCTGGCATTCTTCACCATTGGCGCGATGGTCAAGGCGTTCGACAGCTGGCGCGCGCCGTTCTTTATCGCCGCCGTGCCGGGAATGATCCTGGCGGTATTCATGTTCTATATCAAAGAGCCCAAACGCGGCGCCGCAGAAACCGTGCAGGTCTCCCAGGAACGCGTCGACCGTCCGATCCGCCGCGTGCTGGCAGTGCCGACCTTCCTCTGGCTGGTGTTGGCCGGGCTGTGTTTCAACTTCGCCACCTATGCGTGCAACTCGTTCCTGGTGCCAATGCTGCAGCGCTACTTCCTGATGCCATTGCAGGACGCCGCGGTTGCCACCGGGGTGATCGTCGGCTTGACCGGCTTGGTGGGCCTGACGCTGGGCGGCTGGATTGCCGACAAGATCCATCAGCGCGTGGCCAATGGCCGACTGCTGTTCGCGGCGTGCAGCCTGATCATCTCCACCGTCACCACCGCCTGGGCCTTGCATGCCGGGCGCATCGAGATTGGTGTGTTTGTGGCGCTGTTCAGTGTGGGCTGGTTGTTCGCTTATAACTTCTACACCTGCGTGTACACGGCGATTCAGGACGTGGTCGAACCGCGCCTGCGCGCCACGGCGATGGCGTTGTTCTTTGCCGGGTTGTATTTGCTGGGTGGTGGCATGGGGCCGGTGGTGGTGGGCGGGCTTTCTGATCACTTTGCTCATTCGGCGATGTATGCCGATGGGGCTGCGCAGATGACTGAGGCTTATAAGGCTGTGGGCTTGCACGACGCCATGTACCTGATTCCGGTGGCGCTGTTCTTGACCATGCTGTTTCTGTTCCAGGCGTCGCGCAGTTTTGTGCGTGATGCCAAGCGGATGAAGGATGGGCTGGGGGCGGTGGAGGTGCCGGCTGCTGCGGCTACGGCGTGAGACCGAGGTGACTCTATCGCAGGCAAGCCAGCTCCCACAGGGGAATGCATTCCAAATGTGGGAGCTGGCTTGCCTGCGATGAGGCCCTCAAAACAAACAAAAAAGGCCCGCATTGCGCGGGCCTTCTTTTTAGCAGGGCAGGGCGGTCATCAACCCGCCACCAACACCCGAATCGCTTCCAGTCGCAGCGCCGCTTTGTCGAGCATGGCCAGGCCTTGCTCGCGTTGCTGGCGCAGGGCAACCAGTTCGCTGTCGCGTACGGTCGGGTTGACCGCTTGCAGCGCGGTCAGGCGCGCCAGCTCTTCGTCGGTATCCGCTGCCAGGCGGCGCTTCGCCTCGGCCACACGCTCGGCGTGGCGCGGGGTGATCTTTTCTTCGCCGGCGTTGATGCGCGGCGTCAGCTGATCGCGCTGGGCCTGCACGAACTTGTTGGCGCTGGCGCGTGGCACGCTTTCCAGTTGGTCGTTCAGGGTTTCAAACGACACGCGGCCGGACAAGTCATTGCCATTGGCATCCAGCAGGCTGCGCAAGGCGGCTGGTGGCAGGTAGCGGCCCAGTTGCAGCGAGCGCGGCGCAACCACTTCACTGACGTAGAGCAGTTCCAGCAACACGGTGCCCGGCTTGAGCGCCTTGTTCTTGATCAGCGCCACGGCGGTGTTGCCCATGGAACCGGACAGCACCAGGTCCATGCCGCCCTGCACCATTGGGTGTTCCCAGGTGATGAACTGCATGTCTTCGCGCGACAGCGCCT is a window of Pseudomonas antarctica DNA encoding:
- a CDS encoding putative bifunctional diguanylate cyclase/phosphodiesterase; translated protein: MEWLGMYFFTDLPENGHLLLNCSHNPFLVLLAYLVACAAGFGTLDMAERVGHVEDPTARRHWRWLGAGCLAGGIWSTHFISMLAFQAPIAIHYELIMTFASLVIALIASLFAMQTLSHAHLRFQQYLLASVWMGLGIALMHYVGMSAMRSQAQVYFEPGLFLASVAIAIGASLTALLLSCYLRNGAGVFHQLLKYAASLVLGAGILSMHFTGMAAMQMLVPSGADLALPLDNNPIQLGLSVAVITLLVIGSSVSAALADKKLQHKERDLRRVNALLSELDQARASLQQVAHYDALTSLLNRRGFNQIFAEKVAEKTANNGMMAVIFLDIDHFKRINDSLGHDAGDQLLTVLAGHIKGSVRSHEDVVARFGGDEFCILINIHHRDEARHMAQRIMQKMKEPVELAGRRMVMTTSIGISLFPEDGLTCEELLKTADLALYQSKDAGRNNLNFFSSNLKTRAFLELQLEEELRAALRSRNELVLFYQPIFDMKLGKVTRLEALVRWQHPQHGLLAPDRFIDIAESNGLIAELDHWVLRQACHDLSLLTDRGYSELTMAVNCSALNLTRDELADEIEAALRFAGIAANRLELEVTENALMGNISSTLALLRQIRALGVSLAIDDFGTGYSSLAYLKRLPINTLKIDRSFIQDIPKSTADIEIVQAIIGMAHTLHLQVVTEGVETQAQFELLLKHGGDFIQGYLLSPAVPFSDIVGVIQGIQMNNPLYPFSVEGNKEAPVPKAPAPTRISPTSTVRPIR
- a CDS encoding YkgJ family cysteine cluster protein, whose product is MSEASPCLSCGACCSYFRVSFFWGECASSGGTVPDDLVVQINPTRVAMIGTDQKPARCCSLEGEVGKGTRCTIYEQRSSPCREFDASWSQGEQNVDCDSARAAFGLPPLEAPFELELPISA
- a CDS encoding spinster family MFS transporter, encoding MQNSTQAANAWRILFLLFLANLFNFFDRTIPAIIIEPIRMEWHLSDFQLGIIGTAFTIVYAIAGLPLGRMADTGSRSKLMGWGLFAWSGLTAINGMVGSFWTFLLVRMGIGIGEASYAPAANSLIGDLFPAHRRARAMGIFMLGLPLGLLLAFFTIGAMVKAFDSWRAPFFIAAVPGMILAVFMFYIKEPKRGAAETVQVSQERVDRPIRRVLAVPTFLWLVLAGLCFNFATYACNSFLVPMLQRYFLMPLQDAAVATGVIVGLTGLVGLTLGGWIADKIHQRVANGRLLFAACSLIISTVTTAWALHAGRIEIGVFVALFSVGWLFAYNFYTCVYTAIQDVVEPRLRATAMALFFAGLYLLGGGMGPVVVGGLSDHFAHSAMYADGAAQMTEAYKAVGLHDAMYLIPVALFLTMLFLFQASRSFVRDAKRMKDGLGAVEVPAAAATA